A genome region from Fervidobacterium changbaicum includes the following:
- the folP gene encoding dihydropteroate synthase has protein sequence MQNIARAHTIRELINSKRTKVMGIINVTPDSFYSGSRVSEDELLKKVEEMVRNGVDIVDVGGESTRPGAEPVPLEEEIRRTVTAVKIIRQHFDIPISVDTYKSEVARLSLEAGADIINDISALRFDEKMVDVAAQYKCPVIIMHMKGTPKTMQQNPEYTDVIAELLDFFKERINFAKNRGVGQIIIDPGIGFGKKLEHNLAIFKHIDKFKELGYPVLIGASRKSMIGMILNLPPEERLNGTLALTAYCVMHDVDFVRVHDVKENVEVVKVMEAIKNYPL, from the coding sequence ATGCAAAACATTGCTCGAGCTCACACGATAAGAGAATTAATAAACTCAAAGAGGACAAAAGTCATGGGGATAATTAATGTTACACCTGATTCTTTTTATTCAGGCAGTCGCGTCAGCGAAGACGAACTGCTCAAGAAAGTAGAAGAGATGGTCAGAAACGGTGTGGATATTGTAGATGTCGGCGGTGAAAGTACAAGACCAGGTGCAGAACCTGTACCTCTTGAGGAGGAAATTAGAAGGACAGTAACAGCCGTAAAGATCATAAGGCAACATTTTGATATTCCAATTTCAGTTGATACCTATAAATCAGAAGTTGCACGACTTTCTCTAGAAGCTGGTGCGGACATTATAAACGATATAAGTGCGTTAAGATTTGACGAAAAAATGGTCGATGTTGCTGCGCAGTACAAATGTCCTGTCATCATTATGCATATGAAAGGTACTCCAAAAACGATGCAACAGAACCCTGAATATACAGATGTTATTGCTGAACTGCTCGATTTTTTCAAAGAAAGGATCAATTTTGCTAAGAATCGTGGAGTAGGACAAATAATAATTGATCCAGGCATTGGATTTGGAAAAAAATTGGAGCACAACTTAGCGATATTCAAACACATAGACAAGTTCAAAGAACTCGGATATCCAGTTCTCATCGGTGCGAGTAGAAAATCGATGATAGGAATGATACTTAACCTGCCACCAGAAGAAAGACTGAATGGCACACTTGCGTTGACCGCATACTGCGTTATGCACGACGTGGATTTCGTAAGAGTCCACGATGTGAAAGAAAATGTTGAAGTTGTAAAAGTAATGGAGGCTATCAAAAATTATCCACTGTGA
- the nusB gene encoding transcription antitermination factor NusB, producing the protein MVSRRRKLREAVVRALFQLDFRPDEFNDILQDMLSDEKISELKKDVERYLRNIHENKEKIDETISKYLLNWDFGRVSYIDRSILRLGAYELLYEMDVPIEVTLDEMVEIAKKYGSEESGKFVNGVLDKIAKAEAPKEKFNL; encoded by the coding sequence TTGGTATCAAGGAGACGGAAGCTCAGAGAAGCGGTAGTAAGAGCGCTTTTCCAACTTGATTTTAGGCCTGACGAATTTAATGATATCCTTCAAGATATGCTTAGCGATGAAAAGATATCGGAGTTAAAGAAGGACGTCGAAAGGTATTTGAGAAATATACATGAGAACAAAGAGAAGATAGATGAGACTATTTCAAAGTATCTTTTGAACTGGGATTTTGGAAGGGTTTCTTACATCGACCGAAGTATTTTAAGATTAGGAGCGTACGAATTGCTTTACGAAATGGATGTACCTATCGAGGTTACGTTGGACGAGATGGTAGAGATTGCAAAGAAGTATGGTTCCGAAGAGAGTGGAAAATTTGTGAACGGTGTTTTAGACAAAATTGCGAAAGCCGAAGCTCCGAAGGAGAAGTTTAACCTTTAA
- a CDS encoding Asp23/Gls24 family envelope stress response protein, with product MGNITVSDNVISEIAYRSICSVYGVEPDDKEFKKVRKNISVERTPEDNVILNIKLEVPYGENIVEFSKKVMKAISENVTQMTEKVVEAVNVIVVGVSEREFNKAS from the coding sequence ATGGGCAACATCACGGTATCTGATAATGTTATTTCCGAAATTGCCTACAGATCTATATGTTCAGTCTACGGTGTGGAACCGGATGACAAAGAGTTTAAAAAGGTGCGAAAAAATATATCTGTGGAGAGAACACCGGAAGATAACGTGATTTTAAACATCAAACTTGAGGTTCCATACGGGGAAAACATCGTTGAATTTTCCAAAAAAGTTATGAAAGCAATCTCTGAAAACGTTACTCAGATGACAGAAAAAGTCGTTGAGGCGGTAAACGTTATTGTGGTTGGTGTTTCAGAAAGGGAATTTAACAAAGCTTCATAA
- the efp gene encoding elongation factor P: protein MIEVGDLEKGMYIKYEGDIYRIIDVNKHFRGRGSGLIRTKLKSLSTGLIREANFASGEKVEEAELSFRKAEYLYNDGENYYFMDLQTYEQYAIPESEVDEAKYYLVENTQVDLVMHDEKPIGIQLPTTVVLEVVETEPNFKGDTVSGGGKPAVLQTGLKINVPFFINVGDKIKVDTRTGEYIERA from the coding sequence ATGATAGAAGTTGGTGACCTTGAAAAGGGTATGTACATCAAGTACGAAGGAGATATATACAGAATAATCGATGTGAACAAGCACTTCAGAGGAAGAGGGTCAGGACTTATCAGAACAAAGCTCAAGAGTCTGTCAACTGGTTTGATTAGAGAAGCCAACTTCGCAAGCGGTGAAAAGGTCGAGGAAGCTGAACTTTCCTTCAGGAAAGCGGAATACCTTTACAACGATGGTGAAAACTATTACTTTATGGACCTACAGACTTACGAACAGTACGCAATCCCTGAGTCGGAAGTTGATGAAGCAAAATACTACCTTGTTGAAAATACACAGGTAGATCTTGTGATGCATGACGAAAAACCTATCGGTATTCAATTACCAACAACTGTGGTCTTGGAAGTTGTGGAAACGGAACCAAACTTTAAAGGTGATACCGTTTCAGGTGGGGGCAAACCTGCGGTCTTGCAGACAGGGCTTAAGATCAACGTTCCGTTCTTCATAAACGTGGGGGACAAGATTAAGGTCGATACAAGGACGGGAGAGTACATAGAACGAGCGTGA
- a CDS encoding PP2C family protein-serine/threonine phosphatase encodes MVDRTNETQVLEAVKPLSKTLEKIAQLFGFELKSVNSLEELFNTAEQLYDYIHRRLVDQKANNEALQQLIEAQLEELTATYEGLSALFEINKIISSVEEPWMILSSVLKLLKNAVNFSAAVIVLKINDKQYLEYYGGKSAENVLNELVQRYQQEDSTIFVDFDKDVGGHIALPLKSEIGDYGIMILSGYGSEKIFTAGDKKIAEAVAQQILTAVNRYVMLQREIEKKRLEEQIQIARNIQMGLLPKEFPVNEKFDISAQSAPAVQVGGDYYDVLAKDDGTIICCIADVSGKGLPAALIMSSFRSMFRLSSKISEDLKMLAEQFDKMIHQDFETGRFITSIIFKITPDGEMEYVNAGHDPLYILRENKIIKLESTGTPFGILGEGWYDIGKFKLEKNDVIVAYTDGVVEARSITGEEFGFDRLQELIMRNRYLKASHIVDKIMNAVFEFSQGTVQHDDTTVLVVKYE; translated from the coding sequence ATGGTTGACAGAACAAATGAAACACAGGTTTTGGAAGCGGTGAAACCCCTTTCGAAAACTTTGGAAAAGATAGCTCAGTTGTTTGGTTTTGAGTTAAAATCCGTAAATAGTCTCGAAGAGCTGTTTAATACAGCTGAACAGCTCTATGATTATATTCATAGACGCCTCGTTGACCAGAAGGCGAACAACGAAGCACTACAACAGCTAATTGAGGCACAACTCGAGGAACTAACAGCGACGTACGAGGGATTGTCAGCTTTATTCGAAATAAATAAAATCATCTCATCCGTTGAAGAGCCTTGGATGATTTTGAGTAGTGTTCTAAAGCTTTTAAAGAATGCAGTTAATTTTTCCGCAGCGGTCATTGTACTCAAGATCAATGATAAGCAGTACTTAGAATACTATGGTGGCAAGAGTGCTGAGAACGTTCTCAACGAGTTAGTCCAAAGATATCAGCAAGAAGATAGTACGATCTTTGTCGACTTTGATAAAGATGTTGGTGGTCATATAGCTCTTCCTCTAAAATCGGAGATAGGTGATTACGGGATAATGATACTTTCGGGCTATGGTTCTGAGAAGATATTCACAGCTGGCGACAAGAAGATTGCCGAAGCGGTTGCGCAACAAATACTCACAGCTGTGAATAGGTATGTTATGTTACAAAGAGAAATAGAAAAGAAGCGACTTGAAGAGCAAATTCAAATTGCAAGAAATATTCAAATGGGCTTACTGCCGAAGGAATTCCCTGTTAACGAAAAATTTGATATAAGTGCGCAAAGCGCACCGGCCGTTCAAGTTGGTGGGGACTATTATGATGTACTTGCTAAAGACGATGGAACGATTATATGTTGTATTGCGGATGTTTCTGGCAAAGGCCTGCCAGCAGCGCTTATAATGTCTTCTTTTAGGAGTATGTTCAGGCTCTCAAGTAAGATTTCTGAAGATTTAAAGATGTTGGCAGAACAGTTTGATAAAATGATACACCAAGATTTTGAAACTGGTAGGTTTATAACTTCAATAATCTTTAAGATTACGCCCGATGGTGAAATGGAATATGTTAACGCAGGTCATGATCCGCTGTACATACTCAGGGAGAACAAGATAATTAAGCTGGAGTCTACAGGTACACCGTTTGGAATTCTCGGCGAGGGTTGGTATGATATCGGGAAATTTAAACTCGAAAAAAACGACGTAATCGTGGCTTACACTGATGGCGTAGTTGAAGCGCGGAGTATTACAGGAGAAGAATTTGGATTTGATAGATTGCAGGAATTGATAATGAGAAATAGATACTTGAAAGCCTCGCATATAGTTGATAAAATAATGAACGCAGTCTTCGAATTCTCGCAAGGTACGGTTCAGCACGATGATACTACGGTGCTAGTCGTTAAATACGAATAA
- a CDS encoding response regulator transcription factor, producing MKVLVVDDSDVLRKITVFNLKKLGMEVEEAVDGVDGLEKMRSWRPDVVILDIMMPRMDGFTVLKEMKKDEAIKDIPVIVLTAKGGQDDEQIALSLGAKKVMTKPFSPTQLVEEVKSLVNG from the coding sequence ATGAAAGTTCTTGTTGTTGATGATTCGGATGTGCTAAGAAAAATTACGGTGTTCAACTTAAAAAAATTGGGGATGGAAGTAGAAGAAGCAGTAGATGGCGTTGATGGCCTGGAAAAAATGCGTTCGTGGCGTCCCGATGTAGTCATTCTTGACATTATGATGCCACGAATGGATGGTTTTACAGTTTTGAAGGAGATGAAAAAGGACGAAGCGATAAAGGATATACCTGTCATTGTCTTGACTGCAAAAGGTGGTCAAGATGATGAGCAAATAGCCCTGTCACTCGGTGCAAAGAAGGTAATGACCAAACCGTTTAGTCCTACCCAACTCGTCGAGGAGGTAAAGAGCTTAGTAAATGGTTGA
- a CDS encoding TIGR03936 family radical SAM-associated protein: protein MILLFKKKGLLRFLSAIETSNAIVRTLLRSGMKIQYSEGFHPKPRVSFLDTVATGVVDLALYVNVKLEHEASDLDIESWKGIIRNVAVQGLELVEIFPSDINLNEIVTSYEYLLFSREPLDLNRPVQKHSGKLFIPAEMMNGYELILKNGLYVVKYTIERQKIFNPYLIDGVFLAVRTKAFYGTVELREFLTKNGGKIP, encoded by the coding sequence ATGATTCTATTATTTAAGAAGAAGGGACTTTTGAGGTTCTTATCTGCTATTGAGACCTCGAATGCAATTGTTAGAACTCTTCTGAGGTCCGGTATGAAAATCCAATATTCTGAAGGTTTTCATCCAAAACCAAGGGTTTCTTTTCTGGATACTGTTGCTACCGGTGTTGTCGATTTGGCACTTTATGTTAATGTTAAATTGGAGCACGAGGCCAGCGATCTGGATATAGAGAGTTGGAAAGGGATTATAAGAAACGTAGCCGTGCAAGGTCTGGAACTGGTTGAAATATTTCCCAGCGACATTAACTTGAATGAAATTGTCACTTCGTATGAATATCTTCTCTTTTCACGAGAACCTCTTGATTTGAACCGTCCTGTTCAAAAGCATTCAGGCAAATTATTTATCCCTGCTGAAATGATGAACGGATACGAACTTATTTTGAAAAACGGACTTTATGTGGTAAAATACACTATAGAACGTCAAAAAATATTCAACCCGTACCTGATAGATGGAGTTTTTTTGGCTGTTAGGACAAAAGCATTCTATGGAACCGTTGAACTAAGAGAGTTTCTGACCAAAAACGGGGGGAAGATTCCATGA
- the lptB gene encoding LPS export ABC transporter ATP-binding protein, giving the protein MAETDKVFDQISCERIVKKFGRKLVLKEVNMYVNTGEVVGLLGPNGSGKTTLFNIILGVVVPTRGKVYFNGKNITNMPIHKRARLGITYLQQETSVFRDLNVEDNVRLVLEFQKLKRNEIKSIIDTTLTEFGIDSLRKQYAFSLSGGEKRRLELARMMSLKPKFVLLDEPFIGIDPKTVKEIQKVVLSLKERGIGVIITDHSVEALKPIVDRLYVIHKGEVLAEGDPDEVLSNELVKSVYLGEE; this is encoded by the coding sequence ATGGCAGAGACAGACAAAGTTTTCGATCAGATCTCTTGTGAACGGATAGTTAAAAAGTTCGGCAGAAAACTGGTTCTTAAGGAAGTTAATATGTACGTGAATACTGGAGAAGTGGTAGGCTTGCTTGGCCCTAACGGGTCAGGCAAGACTACGTTGTTTAATATCATACTCGGTGTCGTTGTACCAACGAGAGGAAAGGTCTATTTTAACGGCAAGAATATCACTAATATGCCTATCCACAAAAGAGCAAGGCTTGGTATAACGTATCTTCAACAAGAGACTTCCGTTTTTAGAGATTTGAATGTAGAGGATAACGTCAGGTTGGTGTTGGAATTTCAGAAACTCAAGAGGAATGAGATAAAATCCATTATCGATACCACACTTACAGAGTTTGGAATAGACTCATTGAGGAAACAGTACGCATTTTCGCTATCTGGTGGAGAAAAAAGAAGACTGGAATTGGCAAGGATGATGTCACTGAAACCGAAATTCGTTCTGCTGGACGAACCGTTTATTGGTATAGATCCGAAGACGGTCAAAGAGATCCAAAAGGTAGTTTTGAGCCTGAAAGAAAGAGGAATCGGTGTGATTATCACTGATCATTCTGTGGAAGCTTTGAAGCCAATTGTAGACAGGTTATATGTAATCCACAAAGGGGAAGTTTTAGCCGAGGGCGATCCCGATGAGGTTCTGTCAAACGAATTGGTTAAATCTGTCTATCTCGGAGAAGAATGA
- a CDS encoding OmpH family outer membrane protein, translated as MSKYFLYVLVSALVVLAVIIGTAADSKTGPKLGYIDPNKVLQNYDKWINFQKQMQDEIAKYQAELDKIKDQNQKQQKYLEYQQLINNKIAQTQQQIEAEILGKVKEYAEIMGYDFIFNSTTMAYGSQAYNITDAFIKYLKTAKK; from the coding sequence ATGAGTAAGTATTTCTTGTACGTATTAGTTTCAGCACTTGTGGTTCTTGCAGTCATTATTGGAACAGCGGCAGATTCAAAAACAGGGCCAAAGCTTGGCTACATTGATCCAAACAAAGTACTGCAAAATTACGATAAGTGGATCAACTTCCAGAAGCAAATGCAGGATGAAATAGCAAAATACCAAGCCGAGCTTGATAAGATCAAAGATCAAAATCAGAAACAACAAAAGTACTTAGAATATCAACAGCTGATCAACAACAAAATAGCACAAACACAACAACAAATAGAAGCAGAGATTTTGGGAAAGGTAAAAGAGTATGCAGAAATTATGGGATACGACTTCATTTTCAATAGCACAACGATGGCCTATGGAAGCCAAGCTTATAATATCACGGATGCTTTTATAAAGTATCTTAAGACTGCAAAGAAGTAA
- a CDS encoding ROK family protein has protein sequence MYVVGIDLGGTFFKVGLVDAKDGRILRKIERETKVEEGRDKVVERMAQAVLEVTEGNEYVGVGVGSPGSIDHDKGVVRFSPNFPDWVNFELGEKLSSFLSKPVFVENDANAFVLGERWFGAGKGHEHIVALTLGTGVGGGVISHGVLITGKDGIGTELGHVIVEPNGPLCGCGNYGCLEAIASATAIKRMALEGQKKFPESEIFLAEEVNAKVVFDAARNGDLLGKTIVDRVVNALAVGVANFIHIFNPSIVVIGGGVSRAGDILFTPLKEKVHHLVMPSFRGTYEIVQSPLVEDAGILGAASIVLQRGVK, from the coding sequence GTGTATGTCGTTGGTATAGACTTAGGCGGAACGTTTTTTAAAGTAGGTTTGGTTGATGCGAAGGATGGAAGGATCTTGAGAAAAATTGAAAGAGAAACAAAGGTAGAAGAAGGTAGAGACAAAGTAGTTGAGCGCATGGCGCAAGCGGTTTTAGAAGTTACGGAAGGTAACGAGTATGTGGGGGTTGGTGTAGGTTCACCCGGGTCTATTGATCACGATAAAGGTGTTGTGCGTTTCTCTCCCAATTTCCCAGACTGGGTCAATTTCGAGCTTGGTGAAAAGCTTTCATCTTTTTTGAGTAAGCCTGTTTTTGTTGAAAATGATGCGAATGCGTTCGTGCTTGGTGAAAGATGGTTTGGTGCAGGTAAGGGGCACGAACATATAGTAGCACTAACGCTTGGAACAGGCGTTGGTGGAGGAGTTATCTCGCATGGGGTACTTATAACAGGAAAGGACGGGATAGGTACCGAGTTAGGACACGTAATAGTTGAGCCAAATGGCCCACTTTGTGGATGTGGCAATTACGGTTGTCTTGAAGCAATAGCTTCTGCTACAGCGATAAAACGCATGGCACTGGAGGGTCAGAAGAAATTCCCAGAATCAGAGATATTCTTGGCTGAAGAAGTAAATGCCAAGGTTGTTTTTGATGCTGCAAGAAACGGTGATTTACTTGGTAAAACAATAGTCGACAGGGTTGTTAATGCATTGGCTGTAGGTGTAGCTAACTTTATACATATTTTCAACCCGAGTATTGTGGTTATCGGTGGAGGTGTTTCTCGCGCAGGTGATATTCTGTTCACGCCACTTAAAGAAAAGGTGCATCACCTGGTGATGCCTTCCTTCCGTGGTACTTACGAAATTGTTCAAAGCCCGTTGGTTGAGGATGCAGGGATACTTGGAGCAGCTTCTATTGTTCTTCAAAGAGGGGTTAAATAA
- the disA gene encoding DNA integrity scanning diadenylate cyclase DisA: protein MIEPIEQELTEKIKLLSPGTKLRKALDDIIHAQLGALIVFIDEEEFPRYSNILQAGFRIECAFSPERLYELSKMDGAIVMDKNASKILAANVHIVPDPGIPTSETGTRHRTAERLARQLGVMVVAISKRRNVVTLYYKDKKYVFGDINFVLTKVGQTINALERFRESFDRDLELLDKLEIEGSVPLDSVCEILIRGIEIKSISSSIELNIIELGVEGRLSQLRLREVLKDLEELLTLVIMDYSKKDVTEDEAKQILETMMRIDHRVVPFAKALGYDVVNSQQVSDTIVRPRGYRILRNEVHIPMNISQNVIKSFRSIDQLVKTNANVLQRVEGIGDKRAKAILRRLREIKKRRQ from the coding sequence ATGATAGAACCTATCGAACAAGAACTCACAGAAAAAATAAAACTCCTATCTCCTGGTACGAAACTTAGAAAAGCACTTGATGACATTATACACGCACAACTAGGTGCTCTCATTGTTTTCATAGATGAGGAAGAATTTCCGAGGTACTCTAATATATTACAAGCGGGCTTTAGAATCGAATGTGCTTTTTCACCTGAGCGACTGTACGAACTTTCAAAAATGGACGGAGCTATAGTTATGGACAAAAATGCATCGAAGATCTTAGCAGCCAACGTTCATATAGTGCCAGACCCTGGCATTCCAACGTCAGAAACAGGCACACGTCATAGAACTGCCGAAAGGTTAGCCAGGCAGCTTGGCGTCATGGTGGTTGCGATATCAAAGCGAAGAAATGTTGTAACCTTGTATTATAAAGATAAAAAGTACGTATTTGGTGATATAAACTTTGTCCTAACAAAAGTAGGGCAAACGATTAACGCACTTGAAAGGTTTAGGGAGTCCTTCGATAGGGATTTGGAATTGCTCGACAAACTCGAGATTGAGGGAAGTGTTCCGCTCGATTCAGTCTGCGAAATCCTCATCAGAGGTATTGAAATCAAGTCGATATCGTCAAGTATAGAATTAAACATCATTGAATTAGGTGTCGAAGGACGGTTATCTCAACTCAGGTTACGCGAGGTTCTCAAAGATTTAGAAGAACTACTTACGTTGGTAATAATGGATTATTCGAAAAAAGATGTAACGGAAGACGAAGCAAAGCAAATTCTTGAAACTATGATGAGGATAGACCACCGTGTTGTCCCGTTTGCAAAGGCATTAGGATACGATGTTGTTAATTCACAGCAGGTTTCCGACACGATTGTGAGACCAAGAGGTTACAGAATCTTGAGAAACGAAGTCCACATTCCAATGAACATATCACAAAACGTCATCAAGTCATTCAGGTCCATAGACCAGCTCGTAAAGACGAATGCGAATGTCCTGCAAAGAGTCGAAGGTATCGGTGATAAACGTGCCAAAGCAATTCTACGAAGGCTGCGTGAAATAAAGAAAAGGCGCCAATAA
- a CDS encoding DUF1015 domain-containing protein produces MIVRPFRALRPTKEMVDKIAAKPYDVVTEEMAREVAKNNPYTFYKVSRPEINFEQPVDTHDPKVLETGRKHLEWLTENGYMFVEDRPSIYIYQQHWRDHVQTGFFATFSVDEYIENKIKKHELTRKDKEDERALHVKVVKAHTGPVFLMYKSKPEIDNLIMKHTAGTPEYDFVDESGVRHIVWVLRDENEIQEIVDAFKSVDSFYIADGHHRAAAAVRAAIDFRNENPNYTGEEEFNYFLAALFPHNQLKILDYNRVVKDLNGMSEDEFLRRVSEKFEVTPVDGVYRPEKKHTIGMYLSGKWYKLEPKSGTYDENDVIASLDVSILQNNLLAPILGIENPRTDKRIDFVGGILGIEELIRLVDGREFKVAFAMYPTSINDLLRVSDEGKIMPPKSTWFEPKLKSGIVVHLI; encoded by the coding sequence ATGATTGTCAGACCTTTTCGAGCTCTGAGGCCAACGAAAGAGATGGTTGATAAGATCGCCGCTAAACCATACGACGTCGTAACAGAAGAAATGGCCAGAGAGGTGGCTAAGAACAATCCATATACGTTTTACAAGGTCTCAAGACCTGAGATAAACTTTGAGCAGCCTGTGGATACGCATGATCCAAAGGTTCTGGAAACTGGTAGGAAGCACTTGGAATGGTTGACGGAGAATGGATACATGTTCGTTGAAGACAGACCTTCCATTTACATTTATCAGCAGCATTGGAGAGACCATGTGCAAACCGGATTTTTTGCAACATTCTCAGTAGATGAATACATCGAGAACAAGATAAAGAAGCACGAACTGACAAGGAAAGACAAAGAAGACGAAAGGGCTCTCCATGTGAAGGTAGTTAAAGCACATACGGGACCTGTGTTTTTAATGTACAAATCCAAACCGGAAATTGATAACTTGATTATGAAACACACAGCAGGAACACCAGAATATGATTTCGTTGATGAATCCGGTGTGAGACACATAGTTTGGGTGCTAAGAGACGAAAACGAAATTCAAGAAATTGTTGATGCATTTAAGTCCGTTGATTCTTTCTACATCGCCGACGGTCACCACAGAGCAGCAGCGGCTGTAAGGGCTGCTATCGACTTTAGGAATGAAAATCCAAATTACACAGGTGAAGAAGAATTCAACTATTTCTTGGCAGCACTATTTCCACACAACCAGCTTAAGATACTTGATTACAACAGGGTGGTTAAGGATCTGAATGGTATGAGCGAAGATGAATTCTTAAGAAGGGTTTCTGAAAAATTCGAGGTTACTCCAGTGGACGGAGTTTATAGACCCGAAAAAAAACATACAATAGGTATGTACCTGTCAGGAAAGTGGTACAAGTTGGAACCAAAGAGCGGAACGTACGATGAGAACGATGTAATCGCTTCGCTTGACGTGTCAATTCTGCAGAATAATCTTCTTGCACCTATCCTTGGAATAGAAAATCCAAGAACGGATAAGAGAATAGATTTTGTTGGTGGTATTCTTGGTATAGAAGAACTGATAAGGCTTGTCGACGGTAGAGAGTTCAAAGTTGCGTTTGCTATGTATCCAACATCGATCAACGACCTTTTGAGAGTTTCTGACGAAGGTAAAATCATGCCTCCAAAATCTACATGGTTTGAACCAAAATTGAAGAGTGGAATCGTTGTCCATCTGATTTGA
- the glyA gene encoding serine hydroxymethyltransferase, which yields MWEHVKVTDPEIYEVILKEWERQEYGLELIASENFVSLAVMEAMGSVLTNKYAEGYPKKRYYGGCEWVDVAETLARERAKKLFNAKYANVQPHSGSQANMGAYFALAEPGSVLMGMSLSHGGHLTHGASVNFSGQIYKVVQYGVNPQTEVIDYDEVRKLALEHRPKIIVAGGSAYSRIIDFKKFREIADEVGAYLVVDMAHFAGLVAAGLYPNPLEYAHVVTSTTHKTLRGPRGGLILTNDEEIYKAINKAIFPGIQGGPLMHVIAAKAVCFKEALTEEFKEYQKQVVANAKALAKALEDRGLRIVSGGTDTHLMLVDLNPLNVTGKAAETALGYCHITVNKNTIPNETRSPFVASGIRLGTPALTTRGMKEKEMEIIAELIVKVLKNIKDEEGNIDEGVAKEVSSQVIELCKQFPLYEGKIKLA from the coding sequence ATGTGGGAGCATGTTAAAGTCACCGATCCTGAGATTTACGAAGTGATTCTAAAGGAATGGGAAAGGCAAGAGTACGGACTCGAGCTCATAGCTTCTGAAAACTTTGTTTCTTTAGCTGTTATGGAAGCGATGGGGAGTGTTTTAACGAACAAGTATGCAGAAGGATACCCAAAAAAGCGCTATTACGGTGGATGTGAATGGGTTGATGTAGCTGAAACACTCGCAAGAGAACGCGCAAAGAAATTGTTCAACGCGAAGTATGCAAACGTGCAACCTCATTCTGGTTCTCAGGCTAACATGGGAGCGTATTTTGCTCTTGCAGAGCCAGGCTCTGTGCTGATGGGTATGTCACTGAGTCACGGAGGACACCTTACACACGGTGCAAGTGTAAATTTCTCAGGTCAGATATACAAAGTCGTTCAGTACGGTGTTAACCCACAAACAGAGGTCATCGATTACGACGAAGTAAGAAAGCTCGCATTAGAACACAGACCGAAGATAATCGTTGCAGGTGGTAGTGCTTATTCGAGAATCATAGACTTCAAGAAGTTTAGGGAAATAGCTGACGAAGTGGGAGCTTACCTTGTAGTCGATATGGCACACTTTGCTGGACTCGTTGCTGCAGGTCTTTATCCGAACCCACTTGAGTATGCGCATGTTGTTACAAGTACGACACACAAAACTTTGCGAGGTCCACGCGGTGGTTTGATATTGACTAATGATGAAGAGATTTACAAGGCGATTAACAAAGCAATCTTCCCAGGGATTCAAGGCGGTCCGTTGATGCATGTTATCGCAGCAAAGGCTGTCTGTTTCAAGGAAGCACTTACCGAAGAATTCAAGGAGTATCAAAAACAGGTTGTAGCAAATGCGAAAGCACTGGCAAAGGCATTGGAGGATAGAGGTCTAAGAATTGTGTCGGGAGGAACGGATACTCATTTGATGCTTGTTGATTTGAATCCGCTTAACGTAACAGGTAAAGCAGCCGAAACAGCTCTCGGATACTGCCATATCACCGTCAACAAAAACACGATACCTAACGAAACAAGGTCACCATTCGTGGCAAGTGGTATAAGGCTTGGAACTCCTGCGTTAACCACACGTGGGATGAAGGAAAAAGAGATGGAAATCATCGCTGAGTTAATTGTTAAAGTCTTGAAGAACATCAAAGACGAGGAAGGAAATATCGATGAAGGCGTTGCAAAAGAGGTGTCTTCACAAGTAATTGAATTGTGCAAACAGTTCCCACTTTACGAAGGAAAAATAAAGTTAGCGTAA